Proteins encoded within one genomic window of Cytophagales bacterium:
- a CDS encoding RHS repeat-associated core domain-containing protein: MGCPKHLYNPDQESSPFLEVWKKERLENADAHFLGTPDEKSRAENFCDSYLPFGLTFNSSATSPENLYNYNGKEDQKETGWLDYGARMYQPDLGRFLQLDLLSEVMRRHSPYNYAFDNPIRFVDPDGMMPEDKVYETETNSTYSVNNGTITIQTVSTQTATQSVTKNGITEKVTETTTNTFTASTYLKEDGTIGIKQSSTESVESSRKTQTILNSEEGDVQIGDTKIENNINGVDGTRDIDLANQESTVRGLGEALIGEMKTNLNAVGVGHSFTDSGANMLSFGFLMAGGAMNPQLAFGAGLGFVVGTQLRINNVENNFDGTNLNIRHDYHKFTYDKNGNKKTIATIRDRKGGHE, encoded by the coding sequence ATGGGTTGCCCAAAACATCTATATAACCCCGATCAGGAGTCTTCACCGTTTTTAGAGGTATGGAAGAAGGAGCGTTTAGAAAATGCGGACGCTCATTTTTTAGGTACCCCAGACGAAAAAAGTCGCGCTGAAAATTTTTGTGATAGTTACTTGCCCTTTGGCCTCACGTTTAATAGCTCGGCTACTAGCCCCGAGAATCTCTATAATTATAATGGTAAAGAGGATCAAAAGGAAACTGGATGGCTAGATTATGGAGCCAGAATGTATCAGCCAGATCTTGGTAGATTCTTACAATTAGATCTACTTTCAGAGGTAATGAGAAGGCATTCTCCTTACAACTATGCTTTTGATAATCCAATTAGATTTGTCGATCCCGATGGAATGATGCCAGAAGACAAGGTCTATGAAACTGAGACAAATTCCACATATTCTGTAAATAATGGAACAATTACAATCCAAACAGTATCTACTCAAACTGCAACGCAGAGCGTAACAAAAAATGGAATTACTGAAAAAGTCACTGAAACAACTACCAATACTTTTACTGCCTCAACATATTTAAAGGAAGATGGAACGATTGGTATAAAGCAATCGTCCACGGAAAGTGTAGAAAGTTCTAGAAAAACACAGACAATATTGAATTCCGAAGAAGGAGATGTCCAAATTGGGGACACTAAAATTGAGAATAATATTAATGGCGTCGATGGAACGAGAGATATTGATTTGGCAAACCAGGAAAGTACTGTACGTGGCCTTGGTGAAGCACTAATTGGTGAAATGAAAACGAATTTAAATGCTGTAGGAGTTGGTCATTCATTCACTGATAGTGGGGCAAATATGCTGTCGTTTGGTTTCCTAATGGCTGGAGGAGCCATGAACCCACAGTTGGCTTTCGGAGCAGGTTTAGGATTTGTGGTTGGAACACAACTTAGGATCAATAACGTCGAAAATAATTTTGATGGAACCAATCTAAACATCAGACATGATTATCATAAATTCACATATGATAAAAACGGGAATAAGAAGACTATAGCGACAATTAGAGATCGAAAAGGTGGACATGAATAA
- a CDS encoding transposase → MKRTRRKFTPEFKARVAVEAIKEHKTLAELSKQFGVSPVIISRWKKEFLANMSNAFGGDHHTEEPTVDVDKLYSQIGQLKVENDFLKKSLKKTGLRLMPVPYASPLNESGACSGTSGHSLRSLYPAGWREYPQTARQVYQDS, encoded by the coding sequence ATGAAACGAACAAGACGAAAATTCACACCGGAATTCAAGGCCCGAGTAGCTGTTGAAGCTATCAAAGAGCATAAGACACTTGCCGAACTCTCTAAACAGTTCGGGGTTAGCCCGGTGATCATTTCACGCTGGAAGAAGGAATTTCTAGCCAATATGTCTAATGCTTTTGGAGGTGACCATCACACCGAAGAGCCGACGGTTGATGTCGATAAGCTCTATTCTCAAATTGGGCAATTGAAGGTTGAGAATGATTTTCTAAAAAAAAGCTTGAAGAAAACCGGCCTGCGACTCATGCCAGTTCCCTACGCTTCACCCCTAAACGAGTCAGGTGCTTGCTCCGGCACTTCCGGTCACTCCCTTCGGTCGCTTTACCCGGCAGGCTGGCGAGAGTACCCGCAGACGGCCCGCCAAGTGTATCAAGATAGCTAA
- a CDS encoding RHS repeat-associated core domain-containing protein codes for MGCPKHLYNPNQESSPFLWVWKKERLENVDAHFLGTQDKKSCADFFCNSYLPFGLTFNSSADSPENLYKYNGFEEQKETGWYDYLARQYDPELGRFTSVDPAADLMRRQGPYNYAFNNPIRFIDPDGMMPEDKVSNEKQEEYPEYKLVDDEKNIHQTTYTNRKSSTSMVMDENGQAAVRITTSEIEQITSTIDGEGNITGTTRTYNEEISQTNISGGFGGAGETTTTDTNVLEVDTNYDLANNEVAEKFTENVSIQVQADHDWNPFNGNIEFGVLAELGGADALLNGLTNGRISVGKIVGKTIQRGLWAAAGGNYLGNKNRNFSNHSEKSLVYRRSENGNFKSVKKGGHAN; via the coding sequence ATGGGTTGCCCAAAACATCTATATAACCCCAATCAGGAATCTTCACCGTTTTTATGGGTATGGAAGAAGGAGCGTTTAGAAAATGTTGACGCTCATTTTTTAGGTACCCAAGACAAAAAAAGTTGCGCTGATTTTTTTTGCAATAGTTACTTGCCCTTTGGGCTCACTTTTAATAGCTCAGCTGATAGCCCTGAAAACCTGTACAAGTACAATGGCTTTGAGGAGCAAAAAGAAACAGGATGGTACGATTACTTAGCCCGTCAATATGACCCAGAGCTCGGGCGCTTTACGAGTGTTGATCCGGCAGCTGATCTGATGAGAAGGCAAGGACCTTACAATTATGCCTTCAATAATCCGATAAGGTTCATCGATCCTGACGGGATGATGCCGGAGGATAAGGTTTCAAATGAAAAACAAGAAGAATACCCAGAATATAAATTAGTAGATGATGAGAAAAACATTCATCAAACCACTTACACAAATAGGAAAAGTAGCACTTCTATGGTAATGGATGAAAACGGTCAAGCAGCAGTAAGGATTACAACCTCTGAAATCGAACAAATAACATCAACAATTGATGGAGAAGGAAATATTACAGGAACTACGAGAACATATAATGAGGAAATTTCCCAAACAAATATTAGTGGTGGATTTGGTGGAGCAGGAGAAACTACAACCACCGATACAAATGTCTTGGAAGTTGATACAAACTATGATTTGGCTAATAACGAGGTGGCTGAGAAATTTACGGAAAATGTATCAATTCAAGTACAAGCAGATCATGATTGGAACCCATTTAACGGGAATATTGAATTTGGAGTTCTTGCTGAATTAGGAGGAGCTGACGCACTTTTAAATGGTTTAACTAATGGTCGAATAAGTGTCGGAAAGATTGTAGGAAAAACAATTCAACGTGGATTATGGGCTGCTGCTGGAGGCAACTACTTAGGAAATAAAAATCGCAATTTTTCAAATCATTCAGAAAAATCGTTGGTTTATCGACGCAGCGAAAACGGCAATTTTAAAAGCGTAAAAAAAGGAGGACATGCAAATTGA